The proteins below are encoded in one region of Paenibacillus albus:
- a CDS encoding ABC transporter permease produces MVRKRNLLFYLVQNRPFLLMILPAVLFFILFSYLPMAGIIVAFKNFRFDRGIFGSDWNGINNFRFLFLSGQIWNIFKNTFFYNVAFIVTGTVIQVGVAVLLSELSSKFMSRFSQSLMFLPYFISWVIVGAFFYNLFNFDYGLVNAVLKALGLDPVDVYSSPGMWKYILVFFNNWKWIGYGSVLYLGAILSIDEEMYEAADIDGANVFQKIFRITLPNIVPTVIIMVLLQVGNVFRGDFGMFYQLVGNNGNLYDATDIIDTYVFRALSQMGDIPMSSAAACVQSVMCFLTISVVNGIVRKFSKENALY; encoded by the coding sequence ATGGTCCGAAAAAGAAATCTGCTGTTCTATCTTGTTCAGAATCGTCCCTTCCTGCTGATGATTCTTCCCGCAGTGCTATTCTTCATCCTGTTCTCCTATTTGCCAATGGCGGGGATCATCGTTGCCTTCAAGAACTTCCGCTTCGACCGCGGCATCTTCGGCAGCGACTGGAACGGCATCAACAACTTCCGGTTTCTGTTTCTCTCCGGGCAGATCTGGAATATTTTCAAAAACACGTTCTTCTATAACGTAGCCTTTATCGTAACGGGCACCGTCATTCAAGTCGGGGTCGCGGTTCTGCTCTCCGAATTGTCCTCGAAGTTCATGAGCCGTTTCTCGCAAAGCTTAATGTTTCTGCCATACTTCATCTCCTGGGTCATCGTCGGCGCGTTCTTCTACAACTTGTTCAACTTCGACTATGGCCTTGTGAACGCGGTACTGAAGGCGCTCGGCCTCGACCCCGTAGACGTGTATAGCTCGCCTGGGATGTGGAAGTACATTCTCGTCTTCTTCAACAACTGGAAGTGGATCGGCTACGGCTCGGTGTTATATCTTGGCGCGATACTCAGCATTGACGAAGAAATGTATGAAGCGGCAGATATCGACGGAGCGAACGTATTTCAGAAAATCTTCCGGATCACGCTGCCGAACATCGTGCCGACGGTCATTATTATGGTGCTGCTGCAGGTCGGCAATGTTTTCAGAGGCGATTTCGGCATGTTCTATCAGTTGGTCGGCAACAACGGCAATCTATACGATGCGACCGACATTATCGACACGTACGTGTTCCGGGCTTTATCCCAGATGGGCGACATTCCGATGTCATCGGCCGCGGCTTGCGTTCAGTCCGTCATGTGCTTCCTGACCATTAGCGTCGTCAATGGCATCGTCCGCAAATTCAGTAAAGAAAACGCCCTCTACTAA
- a CDS encoding carbohydrate ABC transporter permease: protein MKAIRLDKLALNIVAYAVIAIVALLCVIPFIMVLAGSFTSENAVMTNGYGLWPSVFSVESYRAILTDPTSLLKAYGVTLLITITGTVAGLFLTAMTAYVLYRKEFRYRNKFAFFFYFTTLFNGGLVAYYLIMLKYYHMKDSLLALIVPLLLSPYYILIMRNFLNAVPDAIPESAKVDGASEFTIFTRLCLPLMKPALASIGMFIALGYWNDWYQAALFIDDQNKFPLQYMLYKMITNIEFLSYAAGNNGIPTVELPHETVKLAMTVVSIGPVVLVYPFVQKYFVKGLTVGAVKG, encoded by the coding sequence ATGAAAGCGATCCGACTGGATAAACTGGCGCTTAACATTGTCGCCTATGCCGTTATTGCCATTGTTGCGCTGCTGTGCGTCATTCCGTTCATCATGGTGCTGGCGGGCTCTTTCACCTCCGAGAATGCCGTCATGACGAACGGCTACGGTCTCTGGCCGTCCGTCTTCTCGGTAGAGTCCTATCGAGCTATTCTGACTGATCCGACATCATTGCTGAAAGCATACGGCGTCACGCTGCTCATTACGATTACGGGCACGGTCGCGGGCTTGTTCCTTACGGCGATGACGGCTTACGTGCTCTACCGCAAGGAATTCAGGTATCGGAATAAATTCGCCTTCTTCTTCTACTTTACGACACTGTTCAACGGCGGGCTCGTTGCCTATTATCTGATTATGTTGAAGTATTATCATATGAAGGACAGCTTGCTCGCCCTAATCGTGCCGCTGCTGCTGTCACCCTATTACATTCTCATCATGCGAAATTTCCTGAATGCAGTGCCGGATGCCATACCGGAATCGGCCAAAGTCGACGGTGCCAGTGAATTTACGATTTTCACACGGCTCTGCTTGCCGCTCATGAAGCCGGCGTTAGCTTCTATCGGCATGTTCATCGCACTGGGGTATTGGAATGATTGGTATCAAGCAGCGCTGTTCATTGACGATCAGAACAAATTTCCGCTGCAATATATGCTGTACAAAATGATCACGAACATCGAATTCCTCTCCTACGCAGCAGGCAACAACGGTATTCCGACGGTTGAGCTGCCCCATGAAACGGTGAAGCTCGCGATGACCGTTGTCTCTATTGGTCCGGTTGTGCTGGTTTACCCGTTCGTGCAGAAGTATTTTGTCAAAGGGCTGACGGTCGGTGCGGTGAAAGGGTAG
- a CDS encoding extracellular solute-binding protein → MKTQTKKAIMIGTLALILGTTMTACGSNNNGSNNGAKDQSASSTNNTKDTGNNTATADSNTSTDTNAAPAGPDISKHVKLTWAALGDPPKDFDAVKAKLNEMANKDLNADIDFVWIGWGDLDSKYPLMLMSGQNVDMIYTAGWLGYSDNAKKGAFTELTKDMLDKYAPSAEQKLPPEAWSNATVDGKIIAVPRNFLEYQDAGLAVRGDIMSKAGVTALTNLDDVEKYLAAAKEADPKVVPFNTGASVGDYPLTSFITKKESLISVPGLPANMLLFDPLETKPQVSSVFDNADLLAAYPKIREMFQKGYINKNVLNNKTPSRDSFQSGQSALAAYGDNQFRDSYNGINAAHPDWNVSFQSFSPEGPFIKLAYDSGMMAIPSASNNKERALMFMDKFFSDPNYYMLMIYGIEGKHWEYTADKSQIEVPAGTDPSLYPKWQYPWGFGDWVGFNKPSTTDYPDYAKHVQYMSSIAKDNPYANFKPNTDSIKNEIAALNNVFIKYGGALSYGAVDPDEALKKAASELKAAGYDKVKTEIQKQLDAFTPGS, encoded by the coding sequence TTGAAGACGCAGACCAAGAAAGCGATTATGATCGGCACGCTTGCGCTTATCCTCGGCACGACCATGACAGCTTGCGGATCGAACAACAACGGATCGAACAATGGGGCGAAAGACCAGAGCGCAAGCAGTACGAACAACACGAAGGACACGGGGAATAATACGGCGACCGCAGACAGCAACACATCCACAGACACGAATGCTGCCCCAGCCGGCCCGGACATTTCCAAGCATGTGAAGCTGACATGGGCCGCTCTCGGCGACCCGCCGAAGGATTTCGACGCGGTAAAAGCCAAGCTGAACGAAATGGCGAACAAGGATTTGAACGCCGACATCGACTTTGTCTGGATTGGCTGGGGCGACTTGGACAGCAAATACCCGCTCATGCTCATGTCCGGGCAGAACGTCGACATGATTTATACAGCCGGCTGGCTCGGCTACAGCGACAATGCGAAGAAAGGCGCGTTCACCGAGCTGACGAAAGACATGCTGGACAAATACGCGCCGAGCGCCGAGCAGAAGCTGCCACCTGAAGCATGGTCGAACGCAACCGTCGATGGCAAAATCATTGCCGTACCGCGTAACTTCCTCGAATACCAGGATGCAGGGCTTGCGGTGCGCGGCGACATTATGAGCAAGGCTGGCGTAACGGCATTAACGAATCTGGACGATGTCGAGAAGTACTTGGCAGCGGCCAAGGAAGCTGATCCGAAGGTCGTTCCGTTCAACACGGGAGCGTCCGTAGGCGACTATCCGCTTACTTCGTTCATCACGAAGAAGGAATCGCTCATTTCGGTTCCCGGCCTGCCGGCAAACATGCTCTTATTCGATCCGCTCGAGACGAAGCCGCAAGTGTCTTCGGTCTTCGACAATGCTGATCTGCTCGCTGCCTATCCGAAGATTCGCGAGATGTTCCAGAAAGGCTACATCAACAAGAACGTGCTGAACAACAAGACGCCTTCCCGAGACTCGTTCCAATCCGGCCAATCCGCGCTGGCTGCTTATGGCGATAACCAATTCCGTGATTCATACAACGGCATCAACGCAGCACATCCCGACTGGAACGTCTCGTTCCAATCGTTCTCGCCGGAAGGTCCATTCATTAAGCTGGCCTACGATTCCGGGATGATGGCGATTCCATCCGCTTCGAACAACAAGGAGCGCGCACTTATGTTTATGGATAAGTTCTTTAGCGATCCGAACTATTACATGCTCATGATCTACGGCATCGAAGGCAAGCACTGGGAGTATACGGCCGATAAATCGCAGATTGAGGTTCCGGCTGGCACGGACCCGTCCCTGTATCCGAAATGGCAGTATCCTTGGGGCTTCGGCGACTGGGTAGGCTTCAACAAACCGTCCACGACGGACTACCCGGATTATGCGAAGCATGTCCAGTACATGTCGAGCATTGCGAAGGATAATCCGTATGCGAACTTCAAGCCAAATACCGACTCCATTAAGAATGAAATTGCAGCACTGAACAATGTGTTCATCAAATACGGAGGCGCACTATCCTATGGAGCGGTCGATCCGGATGAAGCATTGAAGAAGGCGGCGTCTGAGCTCAAGGCTGCCGGCTATGACAAAGTGAAGACCGAGATTCAGAAGCAGCTTGATGCATTCACGCCAGGCTCGTAA